A single window of Nocardia sp. NBC_01327 DNA harbors:
- a CDS encoding VOC family protein yields the protein MTQVFVFHDVRTTDLDASRRFYSEMFGWPIIESPAGAVFGGDNGPWGGFTPLAEGDSRRPQWIPYVPVPDVDAAARHAVALGARIVKPRMDLPPGSVVVIDEPGGATLALWQAAEQ from the coding sequence ATGACCCAGGTTTTCGTGTTTCATGATGTTCGCACCACTGACCTCGACGCCTCACGCCGCTTCTACTCCGAGATGTTCGGCTGGCCGATCATTGAATCCCCCGCCGGTGCCGTGTTCGGTGGCGACAACGGACCCTGGGGCGGATTCACCCCGCTCGCCGAGGGCGATTCGCGCCGCCCGCAATGGATTCCGTACGTTCCGGTGCCCGACGTCGATGCCGCCGCCCGGCACGCTGTCGCGCTGGGTGCACGAATCGTCAAGCCTCGCATGGACCTGCCGCCGGGTTCGGTGGTCGTCATCGACGAGCCCGGCGGCGCGACCCTGGCGCTGTGGCAGGCCGCGGAGCAGTAG
- a CDS encoding TetR/AcrR family transcriptional regulator has protein sequence MRPVIEANRRGKREQIIDAAKQVLAHDGLAACTTRAVAEASPLTKSAVHYYFDDIHQIVDLAMREHVTAMVTVLRSAAETESEPAEKLWAVARTYLATFAEQPNAAFLWFEYWVDTGRRRSTDTVAATLNDMQALLSDLAAELPIDDPEATARMLVSWLMGAVIQQQVRPTTPNVLREELNSILRGRID, from the coding sequence ATGAGACCCGTGATCGAGGCCAACCGGCGTGGCAAACGCGAGCAGATCATCGATGCGGCCAAACAGGTTCTCGCGCACGACGGTTTGGCCGCGTGCACCACCCGCGCGGTCGCAGAGGCGAGCCCACTCACCAAGAGTGCGGTGCACTACTACTTCGACGACATCCACCAGATCGTGGACCTCGCGATGCGTGAACACGTGACCGCAATGGTCACGGTCCTGCGCTCGGCCGCCGAGACCGAATCCGAGCCGGCCGAAAAACTGTGGGCGGTGGCGCGCACCTACCTGGCGACGTTCGCCGAACAACCCAATGCCGCGTTCCTGTGGTTCGAATACTGGGTCGACACCGGACGCCGCCGATCGACCGACACTGTCGCGGCAACCCTCAACGATATGCAAGCTCTGCTGAGCGACCTCGCCGCAGAACTCCCGATCGACGACCCGGAGGCAACAGCGCGAATGCTGGTGTCCTGGCTGATGGGCGCTGTCATCCAGCAGCAAGTGCGGCCGACCACGCCCAATGTTCTACGCGAAGAACTGAACTCGATCCTGCGAGGCAGGATCGACTAG
- a CDS encoding nitroreductase/quinone reductase family protein: MSETESTVGQTDQVGITDYNDPNAPWNQAWDQEGGIANWNDDVIKEFRENMGRVGGAYAGGDLILLTTTGARTGRRHTTPLGPLHRGDTMFVSSFIEDKCPAWWYNIKANPQVTIELRGETYQGTGAVLEGADYDEFAAWALANNPLLADFQSKVDRPLPLVVLTLDSAS, translated from the coding sequence ATGAGCGAAACCGAATCGACTGTAGGACAGACGGATCAGGTCGGCATTACCGACTACAACGATCCGAACGCACCGTGGAACCAGGCGTGGGACCAGGAGGGCGGCATCGCGAACTGGAACGATGATGTGATCAAGGAGTTCCGGGAGAACATGGGCAGGGTGGGTGGCGCTTATGCGGGCGGGGACCTCATTCTGCTCACCACTACAGGAGCCAGGACCGGCAGGCGGCACACAACTCCGCTGGGACCGCTGCACCGGGGTGACACCATGTTCGTGAGCTCGTTCATCGAGGACAAGTGCCCGGCTTGGTGGTACAACATCAAGGCCAATCCGCAGGTCACTATCGAGCTCCGGGGTGAGACCTACCAGGGAACCGGCGCGGTGCTCGAAGGTGCGGACTACGACGAGTTCGCGGCCTGGGCACTGGCCAACAACCCGCTGCTGGCGGACTTCCAGTCCAAGGTCGACCGACCCCTGCCCCTGGTCGTGCTGACTCTCGACAGTGCGAGCTGA
- a CDS encoding alpha/beta hydrolase domain-containing protein — protein sequence MELSGPATGPITLISTFFPLADVGYVAEEYFLSGTAGSYRLTGSAGDDGEWATEPDGLAPFTTRFVVYRPVEGYSGTAVVEWLNASSGADTPPIWLLAHRHLIRARMAWIGISAQYAPIHGGSVMAAAAEEDDTWNSVLLPPLKQANPVRYAYLSHPGDAYCYDIYRQAGEMIRRLLPETRQLLAAGQSQSAAALVTFVNAVAPHGSPYDGYFIDGRPGRPATLTGLVDPEALDGGTRVRADSTAPVLVLQTEFEVVGLMRSIDSRQPDSDRFRLWELAGAAHADSYTVGASFTDSGALTAQELAERMAPRRNPLGVEFPEPINSGPQHHYVAQQAIAALSRWADGGPAPAQADRLTVSAGELVLDVHGNALGGIRTPWMDVPLAVLSGLGQEGGGPAIMFGCTRPLPAPAPDDYLAAFSAATDKTVTAGFLLTEDVPEILAMAAANQPSSPEHASR from the coding sequence ATGGAGCTCTCCGGTCCGGCAACTGGTCCGATCACCCTGATCTCGACGTTTTTCCCACTGGCCGATGTCGGTTACGTCGCCGAGGAGTACTTCCTGTCCGGCACAGCCGGGTCCTACCGCCTGACCGGCTCGGCCGGTGACGACGGGGAGTGGGCGACCGAGCCGGACGGTCTCGCGCCGTTCACGACCAGATTCGTGGTCTACCGGCCGGTCGAGGGCTACTCCGGGACGGCTGTCGTGGAGTGGCTCAACGCCTCCTCGGGTGCGGACACGCCGCCGATCTGGCTGCTGGCACACCGGCATCTCATTCGGGCCCGGATGGCCTGGATCGGGATCTCCGCGCAGTACGCCCCGATCCACGGCGGCAGCGTCATGGCCGCGGCCGCCGAGGAGGACGACACCTGGAACTCGGTGTTGCTGCCACCGCTGAAGCAGGCGAATCCGGTGCGATACGCCTATCTCTCGCATCCTGGGGATGCCTACTGCTACGACATCTACCGGCAGGCGGGAGAGATGATCCGAAGGCTGCTGCCCGAAACCCGGCAACTACTCGCGGCCGGGCAGTCGCAATCCGCGGCCGCGCTCGTCACATTTGTGAATGCCGTTGCGCCACATGGCTCGCCGTACGACGGGTACTTCATCGACGGTCGTCCGGGCCGCCCTGCCACGCTGACCGGCTTGGTGGATCCCGAGGCGCTCGACGGTGGCACGCGGGTGCGTGCGGATTCGACCGCGCCGGTGCTCGTGCTCCAAACCGAGTTCGAGGTGGTCGGTCTCATGCGCTCGATCGACTCCCGCCAGCCCGACTCCGACCGCTTCCGGCTCTGGGAGCTGGCCGGCGCCGCACACGCGGACTCCTACACCGTCGGCGCATCGTTCACCGATTCGGGCGCACTGACCGCGCAGGAACTGGCCGAGCGAATGGCGCCACGACGCAATCCACTGGGCGTCGAATTCCCCGAGCCGATCAATTCCGGGCCACAGCATCACTACGTCGCGCAGCAAGCCATCGCGGCGCTGTCCCGCTGGGCCGACGGCGGACCCGCTCCGGCACAGGCCGATCGGCTCACGGTATCCGCCGGAGAACTGGTGCTGGACGTCCATGGCAACGCGCTGGGCGGTATCCGCACACCGTGGATGGACGTGCCACTGGCAGTGCTGTCCGGGCTCGGACAGGAGGGCGGCGGCCCGGCGATCATGTTCGGTTGCACGCGACCACTCCCTGCACCCGCCCCCGACGACTACCTCGCGGCATTCAGCGCGGCAACCGACAAGACGGTCACGGCAGGCTTCCTCCTGACTGAGGACGTACCGGAAATCCTCGCCATGGCAGCCGCGAATCAACCGTCGAGCCCCGAGCACGCATCCCGGTAA
- a CDS encoding winged helix-turn-helix transcriptional regulator: MKRTTFANWPCTVARTVDLIGDWWTPLVLREAFYGAKRFDDFERTLGLSRNVLTQRLTRLVEEDLMEKIPYQDRPPRHEYHLTTKGRDFFPVIAAMMQWGDTWLAPDAGPPITLHHNTCHHDTHAEVVCAHCRAPLHHADVSVHLGPGFPDRHRETALATGRFTTPDSAESAMDGG, from the coding sequence ATGAAACGGACGACTTTCGCGAACTGGCCGTGCACCGTAGCCCGCACCGTAGACCTCATCGGTGACTGGTGGACACCACTGGTCCTGCGCGAGGCGTTCTACGGCGCCAAGCGCTTCGACGATTTCGAGCGCACCCTGGGCCTCAGCCGCAATGTCCTCACCCAGCGCCTCACCCGCCTGGTAGAGGAGGACCTCATGGAAAAGATCCCCTACCAGGACCGCCCACCCCGCCACGAATACCACCTCACCACCAAGGGCCGCGACTTCTTCCCCGTCATCGCCGCCATGATGCAGTGGGGCGACACCTGGCTCGCCCCCGACGCCGGCCCCCCGATCACCCTCCACCACAACACCTGCCACCACGACACCCACGCCGAAGTAGTCTGCGCCCACTGCCGAGCCCCCCTCCACCACGCCGACGTCTCCGTCCACCTGGGCCCCGGCTTCCCCGACCGCCACCGCGAAACCGCCCTGGCCACCGGAAGATTCACCACTCCCGACTCGGCAGAGAGTGCGATGGACGGTGGATAG
- a CDS encoding molybdopterin-dependent oxidoreductase yields the protein MTEWRPTACILCECNCGIQVLLGPDGRSFEKIRGDKLHPASAGYTCNKALRLDHYQNGRTGRITAPLRRRPDGEFEEIDWDTAISEITARLQEVGLRYGGESIFYYGGGGQGNHLGGAYAPATMAAFGMKYRSSALAQEKTGDFWVGARMFGHPVRADVEHAEVAFFIGKNPYQSHGFPRARTVLKEIARDPDRSMIVLDPVRTETAELADFHLQLRPGTDVYLLSAMAAILLRDNLIEVDWLAEHAEGLDEVVAVLRGVPIEKYCAIADVEVDLVVAATHRLARATSVAALEDLGVQMNRYSTVVSYLEKLVWLLTGNLGKPGTQYAFTGMAAIGHDRGHPAGEWPKSPVAGAPIISGLIPANVITEEILTDHPARYRAMFIESSNPVHSLADSARMRAALEALELVVVIDVAMTETARLADYVLPAATQFEKYEATFFNFDFPRNIFHLRHPVLPAPGGVLSEPEIHARLVEASGALTEDDYAPLRAALAEGREAFAMAFLGVLADRAKSKLAPVLLYRTLGPTLPNGAAAAALLWAAAYNCARKFPESVERAGYGTGLAAGERLFEAILEGEHGVVITEDDYEETWKRLRDNKVQLSIAELLQVVATLPEPESVGGQWPFVLSAGERRAFTANTIVRDPLWRKRDSGGTLRLSVIDADRLGLAAGDLVRVSTRRGSVEVPVEPTDRMRSGHLSLPNGFGLSVTDATGAQVTTGVAPNELTEFDSRDEWVGTPWHKYVPARLDTVGA from the coding sequence ATGACGGAATGGCGGCCCACGGCATGCATCCTGTGCGAGTGCAACTGCGGCATTCAGGTGCTGCTCGGGCCGGACGGACGGTCCTTCGAGAAGATCCGCGGCGATAAACTGCATCCCGCCTCGGCGGGGTACACCTGCAACAAGGCGCTGCGGCTGGATCACTATCAGAACGGGCGCACGGGGCGGATCACCGCCCCGCTGCGCCGGCGGCCCGATGGTGAGTTCGAGGAAATCGACTGGGATACCGCGATTTCCGAGATCACCGCGCGGCTGCAGGAGGTCGGGCTCCGCTACGGCGGGGAATCGATCTTCTATTACGGCGGCGGCGGTCAGGGCAATCATCTGGGCGGGGCGTACGCACCCGCGACCATGGCCGCCTTCGGCATGAAGTACCGGTCGAGCGCGCTGGCGCAGGAGAAGACCGGCGACTTCTGGGTGGGCGCGCGCATGTTCGGGCATCCGGTGCGCGCCGATGTCGAGCATGCCGAGGTGGCGTTCTTCATCGGCAAGAATCCCTATCAGTCGCACGGTTTTCCGCGTGCCCGCACGGTGCTGAAGGAGATCGCGCGGGATCCGGACCGGTCGATGATCGTGCTCGATCCGGTGCGCACCGAGACGGCGGAACTGGCCGACTTCCATCTGCAATTGCGACCGGGCACGGATGTCTACCTGCTGTCGGCGATGGCGGCAATTCTGTTGCGCGACAATCTGATCGAGGTGGACTGGCTCGCCGAGCATGCGGAGGGCCTCGACGAGGTGGTCGCGGTGTTGCGCGGGGTTCCCATCGAGAAGTACTGCGCCATAGCCGATGTCGAGGTCGATCTGGTGGTGGCCGCGACACATCGGCTGGCGCGGGCGACCTCGGTGGCCGCGCTGGAGGATCTCGGCGTGCAGATGAACCGGTACTCCACCGTGGTCAGCTATCTGGAGAAGCTGGTCTGGCTGCTCACCGGCAATCTGGGCAAGCCCGGAACGCAGTACGCGTTCACCGGTATGGCCGCCATCGGGCACGATCGGGGGCATCCGGCGGGGGAGTGGCCCAAGAGTCCGGTGGCCGGCGCGCCCATTATCAGTGGCCTGATACCCGCCAACGTGATCACCGAGGAGATCCTCACCGATCATCCGGCCCGCTACCGCGCCATGTTCATCGAGAGCAGCAATCCCGTGCACTCCCTGGCGGATTCGGCTCGGATGCGAGCGGCGCTGGAAGCGCTGGAGTTGGTGGTGGTCATCGATGTGGCGATGACCGAGACCGCGCGCCTGGCCGATTATGTGCTGCCCGCGGCGACCCAGTTCGAGAAGTACGAGGCGACGTTCTTCAATTTCGACTTCCCCCGCAATATCTTCCACCTCCGCCATCCGGTGCTGCCCGCGCCCGGCGGGGTGCTGTCGGAGCCGGAGATCCATGCCCGCCTGGTCGAGGCGTCCGGCGCGCTCACCGAGGACGATTACGCGCCGCTGCGGGCCGCGCTCGCGGAGGGTCGTGAGGCATTCGCCATGGCGTTCCTCGGCGTGCTCGCCGATCGCGCCAAGTCGAAACTCGCTCCCGTACTGCTGTATCGGACGCTCGGCCCGACGCTGCCGAACGGTGCGGCAGCTGCCGCCCTGCTCTGGGCGGCGGCCTACAACTGTGCGCGCAAGTTCCCCGAGAGTGTCGAACGCGCCGGATACGGCACCGGATTGGCTGCGGGGGAGCGGCTCTTCGAAGCCATTCTCGAGGGCGAGCACGGCGTCGTCATTACCGAGGACGACTACGAGGAGACCTGGAAGCGGCTGCGCGACAACAAGGTGCAGCTGAGCATCGCGGAACTGCTGCAGGTGGTGGCCACACTGCCCGAACCGGAATCCGTCGGCGGGCAGTGGCCGTTTGTGCTCTCCGCCGGGGAGCGCCGGGCCTTCACCGCCAACACCATCGTCCGAGATCCCCTGTGGCGCAAGCGTGATAGCGGCGGCACACTGCGCCTCAGCGTCATCGACGCCGACCGGCTGGGCTTGGCCGCGGGCGATCTGGTGCGCGTGAGCACCCGGCGCGGCAGTGTCGAGGTACCGGTGGAGCCGACCGATCGCATGCGCTCCGGACACCTCTCGCTGCCCAATGGCTTCGGGCTCTCGGTCACCGACGCCACCGGTGCGCAGGTCACCACCGGCGTCGCACCCAACGAACTGACCGAATTCGACTCCCGGGACGAATGGGTCGGCACACCGTGGCACAAGTACGTCCCGGCCCGCCTGGATACCGTGGGCGCATGA
- a CDS encoding phosphoketolase family protein has product MTQLTGAASDTSADNIGGQGGETLAPRPYRLGEVAGPLERDELVRIDAWWRAANYLSVGQIYLMANPLVRAPLEPEQIKPRLLGHFGTVPGLNLVWVHANRAILARDLNAVFVAGPGHGGPGPNACAWLEGTYSELYSHIPRDGEGMAALFAQFSFPGGVPSHCAPETPGSFHEGGELGYSLLHAFGAALDNPSLTVFCVIGDGEAETGPLAGSWHANKFINPARDGAVVPILALNQYKIANPTILARIPESELLSLLRGYGYDPVIVSGSDPATVHQDMAAAMDSCLDRIAAIQQAARGGDGTRAIWPMIVLRTPKGWTCPPVVDGERVEGTFRAHQVPLPAARTDAKHRAVLEQWLESYRPGELFDEAGQPVPELQRLVPVGDRRMSANPVSNGGMLVHDLRLPDWRDYGVELPGPGATMHEATQVLGTWLRDVTAGNPDNFLTFAPDELASNRLQDILTVTGRDWQAEIGEYDVKLDRKGRVIEVLSEHMCEGLLEGYLLTGRHGVFTCYEAFIHIIDAMFNQHAKWLDASAAVAWRRPIPSLNYLLSSHVWRQDHNGFTHQDPGFLDVVLNKSPEIVRVYLPPDANTLLSTYDHCLRSRHYVNVVVAGKQPQADWLSVGEAAAHCARGAGIWEWAGHNDDIGTTPDVVLACAGDVPTLEILAAAAILRERLPQLRIRVINIVDLMRLQPQDEHPHGLSDSLFDTMFTTDRPVIFAFHGYPWLIHRLTYRRANHSGLHVRGFKEKGTTTTPFDMVMLNDMDRFHLVMDVIDRVPGLGTTAAGLRQEMVDARWSARAWTREHGEDIPEVAGWTWPYSSK; this is encoded by the coding sequence ATGACGCAGTTGACCGGCGCAGCAAGTGATACCTCGGCCGATAATATCGGCGGGCAAGGCGGCGAGACCCTCGCTCCGCGGCCCTATCGGCTCGGGGAGGTGGCCGGGCCGCTCGAACGCGACGAGTTGGTGAGGATCGACGCGTGGTGGCGAGCGGCGAACTATCTCTCGGTCGGGCAGATCTATCTGATGGCCAATCCGCTGGTGCGGGCGCCGCTCGAGCCGGAGCAGATCAAGCCGCGACTGCTGGGACACTTCGGCACCGTGCCCGGATTGAATCTTGTGTGGGTGCATGCGAATCGGGCGATTCTCGCGCGAGATCTCAATGCGGTGTTCGTCGCGGGTCCGGGGCACGGAGGGCCGGGGCCCAATGCGTGCGCCTGGCTGGAGGGCACGTATTCCGAGCTGTACAGCCATATTCCGCGGGATGGCGAGGGCATGGCCGCGCTGTTCGCGCAGTTCTCCTTCCCGGGCGGGGTGCCCAGTCACTGCGCGCCCGAGACGCCCGGGTCCTTCCACGAGGGCGGTGAGCTCGGCTACTCGCTACTGCATGCTTTCGGTGCGGCACTGGACAATCCGAGCCTCACGGTCTTCTGTGTGATCGGCGACGGCGAAGCCGAAACGGGCCCGCTGGCCGGTAGCTGGCATGCGAACAAGTTCATCAATCCGGCGCGGGACGGCGCGGTGGTGCCGATCCTGGCGCTGAACCAGTACAAGATCGCGAATCCGACCATTCTGGCCCGTATTCCGGAGTCCGAGTTGCTCTCGCTGCTGCGCGGATACGGCTACGACCCGGTCATCGTTTCCGGCAGCGACCCGGCGACGGTGCATCAGGATATGGCGGCGGCCATGGACAGCTGCCTCGACCGGATCGCCGCGATCCAGCAGGCCGCTCGCGGCGGTGACGGCACCCGCGCGATCTGGCCGATGATCGTGCTGCGCACCCCGAAGGGCTGGACCTGCCCGCCCGTGGTCGACGGTGAGCGGGTCGAGGGCACCTTCCGTGCGCATCAGGTACCGCTGCCCGCCGCCCGCACCGATGCGAAACACCGTGCGGTGCTGGAACAGTGGCTCGAGTCCTACCGGCCCGGCGAGCTCTTCGACGAGGCCGGGCAACCGGTCCCGGAACTGCAGCGCCTGGTGCCGGTCGGCGACCGGCGAATGAGCGCCAATCCGGTGAGCAACGGCGGCATGCTGGTGCACGATCTGCGGCTGCCGGACTGGCGTGACTACGGCGTGGAGTTGCCCGGACCGGGAGCGACCATGCATGAGGCGACCCAGGTGCTGGGTACCTGGCTGCGCGATGTCACCGCCGGCAATCCCGACAACTTCCTCACTTTCGCGCCCGATGAACTCGCCAGCAATCGCCTGCAGGACATCCTTACCGTGACCGGCCGCGACTGGCAGGCCGAAATCGGTGAGTACGACGTGAAATTGGATCGCAAGGGCCGCGTCATCGAAGTGCTATCCGAGCATATGTGCGAGGGCCTGCTGGAGGGGTATCTGCTCACCGGGCGGCACGGCGTCTTCACCTGCTACGAGGCCTTCATCCATATTATCGACGCCATGTTCAACCAGCACGCCAAATGGCTCGACGCCAGTGCGGCGGTGGCGTGGCGGCGGCCCATACCGAGCCTCAATTACCTGCTCTCGTCCCATGTCTGGCGTCAGGACCACAATGGCTTCACCCATCAGGACCCCGGTTTCCTGGACGTCGTGCTGAACAAGTCGCCCGAGATCGTGCGCGTGTATCTGCCGCCGGACGCCAATACCCTGCTCTCGACCTATGATCACTGCCTGCGCTCGCGCCACTACGTCAATGTCGTGGTGGCGGGCAAACAGCCTCAGGCCGACTGGCTTTCGGTGGGCGAGGCCGCCGCGCACTGCGCTCGCGGCGCGGGTATCTGGGAGTGGGCGGGCCACAATGACGATATCGGCACCACGCCCGATGTGGTGCTGGCCTGCGCCGGGGACGTGCCCACGCTGGAGATTCTCGCCGCCGCCGCCATACTGCGGGAACGGCTGCCGCAGTTGCGGATTCGCGTGATCAATATTGTGGATCTGATGCGGCTGCAGCCGCAGGACGAACATCCGCACGGTCTGTCGGACAGTCTCTTCGACACCATGTTCACCACCGACCGCCCGGTCATCTTCGCCTTCCACGGCTATCCGTGGCTCATCCACCGCCTGACCTACCGCCGTGCCAATCATTCCGGCCTGCATGTGCGCGGGTTCAAGGAGAAGGGCACCACCACAACGCCTTTCGACATGGTGATGCTCAATGATATGGACCGCTTCCACCTGGTCATGGATGTCATCGATCGGGTGCCCGGACTCGGGACCACGGCGGCCGGCCTCCGTCAGGAGATGGTCGACGCCCGCTGGAGCGCGCGGGCCTGGACTCGGGAGCACGGTGAGGATATTCCGGAGGTCGCCGGCTGGACCTGGCCCTACTCGAGTAAGTAG
- a CDS encoding CPBP family intramembrane glutamic endopeptidase, producing the protein MEAAPETSTPQVQTRLRTVIALYIAITLIASAGLLAAQSVSGIDAAVLSLVQFAPAIAAVITWVSFRKSIIGLLPAEIPWRRVRIDLLAILVACVSIWLLAAASMAWSGHTMVGPAAVAGTPFAVFVVLQLIGACGEEIGWRGLLQPLLESRVRRAAAVALTGAIWALWHVQAFAAGFVAALAFVVAAMSFSVLLGYLGNGSVRQRVLIASIGHWLINIAWYLVAGDNTLDRPQVVFVAIGAVLVAAGAMAVRAAVRHRAH; encoded by the coding sequence ATGGAAGCCGCGCCCGAGACGAGCACCCCGCAGGTCCAGACACGGTTGCGGACTGTGATCGCGCTCTATATCGCGATCACACTCATCGCGTCGGCGGGATTGCTTGCCGCGCAATCCGTCAGCGGGATCGACGCGGCGGTCCTGTCACTGGTGCAGTTCGCCCCCGCCATCGCGGCCGTGATCACCTGGGTGTCCTTCCGCAAGAGCATTATTGGGCTGCTCCCGGCCGAAATCCCCTGGCGGCGGGTGCGAATCGATCTGCTGGCGATCCTCGTGGCGTGCGTATCGATCTGGCTGCTGGCCGCCGCGAGTATGGCCTGGTCCGGGCACACCATGGTCGGGCCCGCGGCGGTCGCGGGCACCCCCTTCGCGGTATTCGTGGTGCTGCAGCTCATCGGAGCATGCGGCGAGGAGATCGGCTGGCGCGGTCTGTTGCAACCGCTCCTGGAGTCGCGCGTGCGCCGGGCCGCCGCCGTGGCTCTCACCGGGGCGATCTGGGCGCTATGGCACGTCCAAGCCTTCGCCGCGGGTTTCGTGGCCGCCCTTGCGTTCGTCGTGGCGGCCATGTCGTTCTCGGTACTGCTCGGGTACCTGGGCAATGGCAGCGTTCGCCAGCGGGTCCTGATCGCCTCGATCGGGCATTGGCTGATCAATATCGCCTGGTACCTCGTGGCCGGTGATAACACCCTGGACCGGCCGCAGGTCGTCTTCGTCGCGATCGGCGCGGTGCTCGTCGCAGCCGGTGCCATGGCGGTGCGCGCTGCGGTACGCCACCGCGCGCACTGA
- a CDS encoding CDGSH iron-sulfur domain-containing protein, producing MTTATQSELSALLARARRLDGELVDGAHPLADSVIRPLTAALGEFDGGATESDGSIEIPELRLWELAKDATRLRATCDLPELQEAVAALQHLACVFAADEATVTARVAELTEIQGVSATRIEVATDGPYLVTNPERLTNWLGEPIRTFPQMALCRCGASEMKPLCDGSHAGAGFTGEKDPDRVPDRLDTYEGMSVTVTDNRGLCAHSGFCTDRAPTAFRSAAEPFVAPSGARADELMAAVRACPSGALGSPQVAFPDRAAAIEVSNDGPYRVTGNIALDGAVPREHYSLCRCGHSRNKPFCSGMHYYVDFQDPPLSQDPSLYEWAGGLPAITRMTKIFYGKYVPQDELLAPLFARMSPDHPERVAAWLVETFGGPKLYTEQYGGYDHMVAEHANKSLTEQWRARWAQLISRSADDAGLPADPEFRAAFAAYIEWGSRIAVENSQPGATPPPHMPVPRWWWVCNATPGSRVSALAPVAEHTVELPAEGEPVGFADHIKPLFREMDRKSMSFVFDLWSHDDVTQHAEAILARLRQGSMPCDGAWPAERVDAFARWIADGCPA from the coding sequence TTGACCACTGCCACGCAATCCGAACTGTCTGCGCTGCTGGCTCGGGCCCGCCGACTCGATGGCGAGCTCGTCGACGGAGCCCACCCGCTCGCGGACTCGGTGATCCGGCCACTTACCGCTGCTCTCGGCGAATTCGACGGTGGTGCAACGGAATCCGACGGGTCGATCGAGATTCCGGAGCTGCGACTGTGGGAGCTGGCCAAGGATGCCACCCGCCTGCGCGCGACCTGCGATCTGCCCGAACTGCAGGAGGCCGTGGCCGCGCTACAGCACCTTGCCTGCGTATTCGCCGCGGACGAAGCGACTGTGACGGCGCGAGTAGCGGAACTCACTGAGATACAGGGTGTTTCAGCGACCCGCATCGAGGTGGCCACCGATGGGCCGTACCTGGTCACCAACCCCGAACGCCTCACCAACTGGCTGGGCGAACCGATACGGACCTTCCCGCAGATGGCGCTATGTCGTTGCGGCGCTTCGGAAATGAAGCCGCTGTGCGATGGCAGCCATGCCGGGGCGGGGTTCACCGGCGAGAAGGATCCCGACCGTGTTCCCGACCGGCTCGATACCTACGAGGGCATGTCGGTGACGGTCACCGACAATCGCGGTCTGTGCGCGCACTCCGGATTCTGCACCGACCGGGCGCCGACGGCCTTCCGCTCCGCCGCGGAACCCTTCGTCGCGCCCAGCGGAGCCCGCGCGGACGAGCTGATGGCGGCGGTGCGGGCCTGCCCCTCCGGTGCCCTGGGCAGTCCGCAGGTCGCGTTCCCCGATCGTGCCGCCGCTATCGAGGTCTCCAACGACGGCCCCTACCGGGTCACCGGAAATATCGCGCTCGACGGTGCGGTGCCCCGCGAGCACTACAGCCTCTGCCGGTGCGGCCATTCCCGCAACAAACCGTTCTGCAGCGGTATGCACTACTACGTCGACTTCCAGGATCCGCCGCTGTCGCAGGATCCGAGCCTGTACGAGTGGGCGGGCGGGCTGCCGGCGATCACGCGGATGACGAAGATCTTCTACGGCAAATACGTTCCGCAGGACGAACTGCTGGCGCCGTTGTTCGCGCGCATGTCACCCGACCACCCGGAGCGAGTGGCCGCCTGGCTCGTCGAAACCTTCGGTGGGCCAAAGCTTTACACCGAGCAGTACGGTGGCTACGACCATATGGTCGCCGAGCATGCGAACAAATCGCTCACCGAGCAGTGGCGCGCCCGCTGGGCCCAGCTGATCTCGCGCTCGGCCGATGATGCGGGTCTGCCGGCCGATCCGGAATTCCGAGCCGCATTCGCCGCGTATATCGAGTGGGGTTCGCGTATCGCGGTGGAGAATTCGCAGCCCGGTGCGACGCCGCCCCCGCATATGCCGGTGCCGCGCTGGTGGTGGGTCTGCAATGCGACTCCCGGTTCCCGAGTCTCGGCCCTGGCTCCGGTCGCCGAGCACACCGTGGAACTTCCCGCCGAGGGTGAGCCGGTGGGTTTCGCCGACCACATCAAGCCGCTGTTCCGCGAAATGGACCGCAAATCCATGAGTTTCGTGTTCGATCTGTGGTCCCACGACGATGTCACGCAGCACGCCGAGGCCATCCTGGCCCGTCTTCGGCAAGGCAGCATGCCGTGTGACGGGGCCTGGCCCGCCGAGCGGGTGGATGCCTTCGCCCGCTGGATAGCCGACGGCTGCCCGGCCTGA